One region of Salvia miltiorrhiza cultivar Shanhuang (shh) chromosome 3, IMPLAD_Smil_shh, whole genome shotgun sequence genomic DNA includes:
- the LOC131016519 gene encoding uncharacterized protein LOC131016519: protein MDKIRRPSHAGSWYTDNPKELAEELDGWLRAAGLPKSSDVRGVIAPHAGYSYSGRAAAYAFGNIDPSNITRIFLLGPSHHYYTPKCALSKATVYKTPIGDLPIDQEVNEELKATGKFEMMDLRVDEAEHSMEMHLPYLVKVFQGYAVKIVPILVGALSAENEAVYGRLLAKYVDDPTNFFSVSSDFCHWGSRFNYTHYDKKHGAIYKSIEALDKMGMDIIETGDPDAFKHYLLETDNTICGRHPISVFLHMLKNSSTKVKIRFLRYEQSSQCKSTRDSSVSYASAAAKIDA, encoded by the coding sequence ATGGACAAGATTAGGAGACCTTCTCACGCTGGCTCTTGGTACACCGACAATCCGAAAGAATTAGCTGAGGAGCTCGATGGTTGGCTCCGAGCTGCCGGGTTGCCCAAATCTTCCGATGTAAGAGGTGTAATTGCACCTCATGCAGGTTACTCCTATTCGGGTCGTGCAGCAGCCTATGCTTTTGGAAACATAGATCCTTCAAACATCACTAGGATATTTCTTCTTGGGCCATCTCATCACTATTACACTCCAAAATGTGCACTTTCGAAAGCTACAGTCTACAAGACGCCTATAGGCGACCTACCGATTGATCAGGAAGTAAACGAGGAGCTAAAAGCTACGGGAAAGTTTGAAATGATGGATCTTCGTGTAGATGAGGCTGAACATAGCATGGAAATGCACCTGCCTTATCTAGTTAAAGTATTCCAGGGCTACGCGGTGAAGATCGTTCCCATTTTGGTTGGTGCTCTTAGCGCTGAAAATGAAGCTGTCTACGGCCGGTTGTTAGCTAAATATGTGGACGACCCTACAAATTTCTTCTCAGTGTCTTCAGATTTTTGTCACTGGGGCTCCCGGTTCAACTATACGCACTATGATAAGAAGCACGGAGCCATCTACAAGTCTATTGAAGCATTAGACAAAATGGGAATGGATATAATAGAAACAGGCGACCCGGATGCCTTTAAGCACTACCTCTTGGAGACGGACAATACTATATGCGGACGACACCCAATTAGTGTTTTCCTTCACATGTTGAAGAATAGCTCGACAAAGGTGAAGATTCGATTCCTTCGATACGAACAGTCGAGCCAGTGCAAATCCACAAGGGACAGCAGTGTAAGTTATGCATCTGCAGCTGCCAAAATCGATGCTTGA